CAATCACGTGTGGAAGTCCAGCAGTTCCTACCATTAATGCCAAGGTAATTGCAAATACATCTACTAAACTTTTAGAGCCGGACGTATACTCTGCAAATCCAAGCTCTGTGGATAACCCGTTCAATTTTTCCAATAAATAAACCCCAGAACCATCATTTACAGTGCTTCCCATTCCCAATTGTGGAATAGGATTCCCGGTCATTTGTATGGAGATAAAAATTGCTGGGACCATGAAGGCGAATATCAAAACACAGTATTGTGCCACCTGGGTATAGGTAATCCCTTTCATTCCACCTAAAACGGCATAGAAAAGCACAATCACCATCCCAATAATGACCCCGGTATTGATATCAACTTCCAAGAATCTGGAAAAAACGACTCCCACCCCACGCATTTGTCCTGCTACATAGGTGAAGGACACCAGCAAAGCACAAAAAACGGCTACCATTCTAGCAGTATTGGAATAGTAGCGATCTCCGATAAAATCAGGTACCGTAAACTTACCAAACTTTCGTAGGTAGGGTGCTAATAAAAGTGCCAATAGTACATAGCCTCCGGTCCATCCCATCAAATATACTGATCCATCATATCCTGCAAAGGCAATGATACCTGCCATGGAAATAAAGGATGCAGCGGACATCCAATCTGCAGCTGTGGCCATGGCATTGGCCAATGGGGAAACGCCTCCTCCAGCAACATAAAATTCTTTTGTAGATCCTGCCCTGGACCAAATTGCTATTCCTATATAAAGACCAAAGGTTAGGGCAACCAACACATAGGTCCAAATTTGAACATCGTTCATATCGTAGTATTTTTTAGTTAGTTATTACTCGTCGTAGCCGTATTTTTTATCCAGCTTGTTCATTAATCGCACATAGACGAAAATCAAGATTACAAATGTGTAGATCGATCCTTGTTGCGCAAACCAAAATCCTAGTTTAAAACCACCAATTTGAATGGTATTGAGTGCATCTTTAAAAATAATGGCAGCTCCATAGGAAACAGCGAACCAAATGGTTAAGAGGATGAAAAGATATCTAAGGTTCTCTTTCCAGTAGGCGGATGCTTTTTGTTGTTTTTCTGACATAATTCGTTCGTTTTATAAATAAATCATTGCTTGAACAGTGAATATTCCATTGCTATCACCATCTCCATATTTGAAGTTGGAATATTCAAAAGATAGTTTGGAATGGTGTCCGGTAAAGTAAATGTTCCCTCCAACTCCAAATCGATTTGCTGAATCATCAATAGCGTCTACGCTTCTGTTTTGATAAGAAAGATAGGGCTGAAAGCGAGTTTTGTCCGTTTCACCGGCCAGTAGATAACCTACATGCCCATATATCATGTTCCCAGAATCATACGTTGTTCCCAAGGCAAAATCACGGCCATAATCATTAGTTTGGAATTTAGCATAGGCTGTAATCGCACTGCCGTCATTTCCCAGAGGAGTATCATAAAAAGCATCCACTGCAAAGATTGAAACGTCTTCTCCCGACAATTCTCCAGCTGTATTGGCAACTACAGAGCCATTGGGATGCACCAAAAAGCCAGCACCAATATTGAACACTTTTTTGCTCCCCAAATAAGTACCTACTTTATAGGGAAGGAAATTCGATTCTTGATCCAAGAAATTATATGAAAAATACCCTTGCACCAGTTTTCCTGCATCTCGGGAGCCCAACAATCTTCTCCCTGCATATATTGCCGAGCCGTCCGGGGTTGGTGCTACATCTGCCTGAAGATTATTTGTACCTGCTTCATCCAAAGAAAGATTATAGAACAGTCTGCCAAATTTTCCTTTGATGTATACACCGATGTGCCTTGCAAATTGGTCGGAAAGCCCCAAAACTGCCCACGACTGTCGGTTGTTGTCCAAAGTCATAAAGTTTAGGGTACTGGCACTGTTCAATCTAGAAATTCCATTCCAATAGTGCAATCCAGCTCCTATTTGATGATTATCGTCATAAGACCATTCTCCCCAAAAATCGTGAAAGAACAATTGGGAGTTTGCCCCAGTACCTATGGCACTCTGATTTCCACCATTTAATGAATTTAAACCCAAATGGGTCAAAATCATAAATTTTTTATTTAACTGTGTATAGGTGAGCAATCGGGCCCTACGTACACTAAGATTAAATTTGCTCGCATCGTCTGCGACATTGTCATTATATTGTGCCCAAAACTGACCCCATGCAATTATTCTAAAATATTTAGAGCCATCTTCATTCAGTTTTACTTTGTAACCTCCGTCATATTCAGTGCTACCTTGTGAATGAACTACCTGTATGACCAGCAAGGCAAGTGCCAGTCCAAAGACTACTTTTTTCATTTTCAGTTGTTATTTAGTGATTTGTTGCATGCACTACGAACATCCAAAAAAAACAGTGTGAAAGAAAACTTAATATACTTTAGTGGTAATTAAGTATAGTTATTCCCTGAAACGTTCCCATTTAATCAACATAAACTTGTCACCAAGCTCCGTAACCAAAACTCCTGCCCCTTTAATATTCGATGGACTTTGGAAATAAGTTTTTAACTCTTTTTCATTAAGGATTTTATAGGTTGGATGGTAATTTGTTTTATAAGGACGCTTTATGTTGTATTTCCGAACCCAGTTCATTATGGATACATGGGAAACCCCTAAAATTCTTTCGATTTCCCTATAGGTCAAACCTTCTAGATATAGCTGTAGTGCCTTATTGACATAGTAATCATCTATTTGCTTGCCTAGCTTTCCGACAGTAAAAAAATAATTACAGGATTTACATTTATAACGTTGTCTTTGATTTACGATTCCAGCTTTTGTAAATTTTGTTGAAGCACAATTAGGGCAGGCATCCATAATAGCTATAGTATTTTTGCATAAATATATCAATTTAGCAAAATATATAGTAAATGTTTAAGGTTTTAAGGATTATTTTAAAAAAAGCTGTCTTTCAACTTAAAATATTCATTCTCAGCTTTGTCAATAAATAGAACTATCTAAAGAGATTTTAAGTAATTGGAAATATTAAGTGAAATACGCTCCTGTAGATTAGAGACTTCGGCTTTTAGAAAAGGCTCTCCCATAATACTTTCATAGAGCTCAATATAACGTTCTGAGACCGATGTTATATAGTCATCGCTCATTTCAGGAACATCTTGACCTTCAAGACCTTGAAAACCATTGGAGATAAGCCATTGTCGAACAAACTCTTTTGACAATTGCTTTTGGGCTTCTCCTTTAGCCTGACGTTCTTCATATCCATCGGCATAAAAATAGCGTGAAGAATCTGGCGTATGAATTTCATCTATCAGGACGATTTCACCATCTTGTGTCTTACCAAATTCATATTTGGTATCAACAAGAATCAATCCACGTTTAGCAGCGATTTCTGTACCTCGCTGGAACAGGTCTCTGGTATACTTTTCCAATACTTCATAATCAGTTTTAGAAACAATTCCCTTGCTCAGTATTTCAGCTTTGGATATATCCTCGTCATGGTCACCTTTTTCTGCTTTTGTCGCGGGGGTAATTATAGGATTAGGGAATTTATCATTCTCTTTCATACCCTCAGGCATAGGCTCTCCACATATGGTACGCCTGCCTGCTTTATACTCTCTTGCAGCGTGCCCCGATAAGTATCCCCTGATCACCATCTCAACCTTAAAGGGCTCACAAGCTTTACCAATCGCTACATTTGGATCTGGCGTCGCCATTAACCAATTAGGCACAATATCCTCAGTTGCCTTCATCATTTTAGTAGCAATCTGGTTGAGGATTTGTCCTTTATAGGGTATTCCCTTTGGCATGACCACATCAAAAGCGGATAATCTATCCGTAGCGACCATAACCAAAATATCGTTGTTAAGGGTATAGACTTCCCGTACTTTTCCTTTGTAGACCGATTTTTGTCCAGCAAAGTGAAAATTAGTGTCCATCAAGGTGTTTTTCATGGTGTATTCTTATGGAAAATTATGAGAAAGTTTCAACCTGATACAAATTTGACGAAGATTTTAATAGTTTGCATTTCGTACTTCCAATCTCATACTTCTAACTTAATTATGATGCTCAATATTTTTATAGGCGTCAATAACCTTTTTGACCAATTTGTGACGGATTACATCTTTATCATCTAAATAAATCATGCTTATCCCCTCAACATTCTGTAGTACCAAAAGCGCTTCTTTTAAACCAGAAATTACCCGTCTTGGCAAATCGATCTGTCCTGGGTCGCCCGTTAATAAAAACTTTGCGTTCTTTCCCATTCTGGTGAGGAACATCTTCATTTGTGCATGGGTCGTGTTCTGGGCTTCATCCAAAATAACAAAGGCGTTATCCAAGGTTCTACCGCGCATAAAGGCCATAGGTGCAATCTGAATAGTACCGTCCTCAATATATTTATCCAGCTTTTCAGGTGCGATCATATCCCGCAACGCATCATATAGCGGCTGCATATATGGATCTAATTTTTCCTTTAAGTCCCCTGGCAAAAAACCTAAATTCTCTCCAGCTTCCACTGCAGGGCGAGTCAAAATAATACGGCGTACTTCTTTTTCCTTCAACGCTTTTACGGCCAAAGCAACACCAGTGTAGGTCTTACCGGTACCAGCAGGCCCTATTGCAAAAACCATATCATCTTTTTTGCATGCATCCACCAGACGTCTCTGATTCGCCGTCTGTGCCTTTATCAGCTTACCACTAACACCATGTACCAGCACATCACCACTACTTTTAGACGATGTATAATCCTCTTTCCCATTACTGGTAAGTACGCGCTCTATCATATTCTCGTCCAGCTTGTTGTACTTGGCAAAATGGTTGGTGAGCATATCAAAACGCTTGTCGAATTCCTCCAAAAGCGCTTCGTCACCATATACCTTTATTTTGCTGCCACGGGCAACAATTTTAAGTTTGGGAAAATACTTTTTTAGTAATTCGATGTTTTCATTGCGTTGCCCAAAAAAATCCTGTGGGCTGATCTCCGTAAGTTCTATGATTAATTCGTTCAAAAAGAGAGGGATGTTTTAAGGTTATTTTTGCGGCGTTCTTATTCGTTCTTTTTATTTAATTTTATCGCACAAACTTAACCAAAAATCGATTTGAGCGGGGAAAAACATATCAACAGTATTGCATGGCAATCATAACATTAACTACAGATTTTGGGTATAAAGACCATTTTGTAGGTGCTATAAAGGGAACTATACTAAATAACCTGCCAGAAACCACAGTTGTTGATATTTCGCATGCCATCAGTCCGTTCAATATTCAGGAGTGTGCCTATATCCTAAAAAATGCATATCGGTCGTTTCCAGAGGGCACGGTCCATGTTGTTGGTGTAGACTCAGAGTTATCCATTGAAAACCAACATATTGCAGTCCACGTTGACGGGCATTATTTTGTTAGTGCCAACAACGGGGTAATTTCTTTGATCACCTCAGAAATAAATCCGAATAAAATTGTTGAAATAAACATTCCAAATTCAAATGCAGGTTCTTTTCCTGTTTTTAACATATTTGCGCAAGTCGCCTGTCATATTGCTAGGGGAGGAAAATTGGAGGTCATTGGGAAACCATTCGATGATTTAAAAGAATTGAAGGAATTTGAACCCCGAATCATCAATAACGGAAAAAGTATAACGGGAAATGTTATATATATTGATAACTATGGCAATGTAATCACCAATATACAAAAGAATCTTTTTGAAGCCTATCGCAATGGACGTGATTTTGAGGTAATCGCAAGAACCAATAAGCTCAAGACCATTCATGAAACATATAACGGAATCATAGATTTTGATTTGGACAAGGTGAACCGCAAAGGTCCTGGTGATGCATTGGCTCTATTTAATTCTGCCGGTTATATTGAACTCGCCATCTACAAGAGTGACCTGAAGACGGTTGGGGGTGCCTCTACCTTACTGGGTCTAAATTATAGGGATACTGTAACCATAAATTTTCTGTAAATGCTCATTCGCATCGTAAAACTCACTTTTAAAAGCGAAAATATTGCTAGTTTTAAGCAAATTTTTGAAACAACCAAATCCGGAATACTCACCTTTGAAGGGTGTACGCTAGTGGAATTGTATCAAGACCTTAAAAATCCCTGTATTTTTTTCACCTATAGTTTTTGGGAAAAAGAATCTGATTTGGAAAACTATCGGAAATCCGATTTTTTTAAAGGTGTTTGGGGCAATACCAAAACATTATTTTCGGAAAAACCAGAAGCATGGAGTGTTGAAAAAGTTGATGGTTGATGGTTGATGGTTGATGGTTGATGGTTGATGGTTGATGGTTGATGGTTGATGGTTGATGGTTGATGGTTGATGGTTGATGGTTGATGGTTGATGGTTGATGATAAGAAAAAATAATTAGCTTATAAAGTATTGAATATGAACAAAAAAGTATTAACAAATACGGATTACCGCCAACTGCCAACTGTAAACTGATAACCTTTTCAAAATATGTTTGCAATTTTTAAGCGGGAAGTACAATCCTTTTTTACAGCACCGATCGGTTACTTGATCGTAGGGTTGTTTTTATTGCTGAACGGACTTTTCTTATGGGTATTTAAAGGCAGCTTCAATATTTTTGATTATGGCTTTGCCGATCTTGGCAACCTCTTTTATCTAGCTCCATGGATTTTTATCTTTTTAGTACCTGCCATAACCATGAAAAGTTTTTCTGAAGAACGCAAAGTGGGTACTTTGGAATTACTATTGATAAAACCTATATCTGTCTGGAGACTGGTTTTGGGAAAGTTTTGGGGCGCTGTCCTCCTATGTGCCATTGCCGTACTGCCAACGATTATTTATGTGCTTGCAATTTCAGATTTGGGGATTACCGAAGGAAATTATGATTTGGGCGTAGTTTTGGGCTCTTATTTTGGGTTGTTTTTCTTGATTGCAACATATACCTCAATAGGACTTTTTTCCTCCACCTTGTCCGACAATCAAATTGTGGCTTTTATCATTGGGATTCTTATATGTTTTTTGTTGTTCAATGGGTTTGAGGCGGTTTCATCTCTTTTTTCTGATGGGGAAACGCAACAACTTATCAAAAATATAGGGATGAGCGCACATTTTGATAGTATTGCAAGAGGTGTAGTCGATACTCGGGATTTAGCGTATTTTATCTCTTTTACACTATTCTTTTTATTTGCAACCTTACTTCGAATTAAACAATTGCCAAGATGACAAGAACGTTTTCAATTTCAATTCTCGTAGCAATTGTTGTAGTTATATTGATAAATGTGCTAGGTAGTTTCTTTAATACAAGATTCGACCTTACCGAAGATAAAAGATTTACCTTATCCGAACCCGCTATTGAAACAGTCAAGAAATTCGATGCTCCGGTAGTTATCGATATTCTTTTGGACGGTGATATTCCCCCTGAATTTTCCAGACTTAAAACAGAGACATTACAATTATTGGAATCCTTTATTTCCGAAAACACCAATATTGAATACAATTTGGTGAATCCGTTGGAGGATGAAACCCAAGCACAACAAACCATTACGGATTTGCAACGCCTTGGTCTTACTCCTGCAAATATTACCGTAGAAGAAAACAGTAAGGTTTCCCAAGAGCTCGTCTTTCCATGGGCCATGGTCAATTATAAAGACCATACCGTAAAAGTGCCCCTACTCAAAAACAAATTGGGTTCAACTACGGAGGACCGTGTCAACAATTCCGTGCAGCAATTGGAATATGCTTTTGCAGATGCTTTTACCAAACTGACCATAGACGAAAAAAAACGGGTCGCTGTCATCAAAGGGAACGGAGAACTGGAAGATATTTATATCGCTGATTTTCTGACCTCGATTCAAGAGTATTATAATATTGGTGCCATTACGCTGGATTCAGTTGCCAAGAATCCCCAACGTGTACTGGAGCAATTAAAAGAGTTTGACCTCGCGTTGATCGCCAAACCAACAGAAGCTTTTTCAGATGGCGAAAAATATATCATGGACCAGTTTATTGTAAACGGTGGCAGGTCTATTTGGTTAATGGATAAAGTGGCCATAGAAATAGACAGCATTTTTAAAGGCGGGGGAAGTGCTTTGGCAATGCAGCGCAACTTAAGCCTCAACGATTTTTTCTTCAAATATGGGGTACGTATCAATCCCGTGTTGGTTAACGACCTCTATTTTACCCAAATTGTTTTAGCTTCGGGAGAAGGTAACGATTCACAATACAATCCAGTTCCGTGGTACTATAACCCCATGGTATTTTCTAGAAACGACCATCCCATCAATACCAATATTGAAGCTGTACGCTATCAGTTTGCAAATACTATGGATGTATTGGAAAATGACTATAAAAAAACAGTTTTGTTAAGGAGTTCTCCCCTATCCAAAACAGAGGGAACACCCAAACAGATTGGGCTGGATATTTTGAACACCCCACCGGATAGGGAATCTTATATAGATGGAAATCAACCCTTGGCGGTATTGATAGAAGGAGCATTCAATTCAACATTCAAAAATAGGGTCAAACCAATTAAACTATCAAATACGTTGGAACAGGGACCTGACAATAAAATGATAGTCATCTCTGATGGCGATGTCATAAAGAACCAATTGCGGAATGGCAGACCTTTGGATCTAGGTTATGACAAATGGACCAATAGCACGTATGGTAACAAAGAATTTCTGGTGAATTGCATGAACTACCTTTTGGATGATACTGGACTTATAAACATTAGAAATAAAAAAGTTTCCATCCCTTTACTGGATGTTGAGAAAATCGCGGCAAAAAAAACAAAATGGCAGCTTATAAACGTTGGACTCCCAGTACTTTTAACCTTTGTAATAGGCATTTTCTTTAGTGTATTCAGAAAACGAAAGTTTGCAGGATAAGTGTTGATAAATTTGTTTCATTACTATCGTGTTTTAAGATATATTTGTTTCTATTGATTTTTTGTGTTTTGCCAACACATGATTTATGGCAAACACTATGCTAAATAAAGAGTTCACTTAATGAAATTTATAGTATCCAGTACATATTTATTAAAACAACTTCAGATTTTAGGAGGTGTAATCAACAACAGTAACACGCTCCCGATTCTAGATAATTTTCTTTTCGATTTAAAACAAAGTAAATTAACGGTTTCCGCTTCCGATTTGGAAACTACAATGAGCTCTGTCCTGGAGGTCGATTCTGATGCAGAGGGTACCATTGCTGTTCCCGCAAGGTTATTGTTGGATACATTGAAGACTTTTCCAGAACAACCATTAACGTTTGTTGTAGAGGATAACAATACTGTTGAAATAAGCTCAAACCATGGTAAATATGCTTTGGCATATGCCGATGGAGCTGAATTCCCAAAAGCTGTGGAAGTTACAAATCCAAGCTCCACTACCCTACTTGGCGATATCTTGGCAACGGCCATTAACAAAACTATTTTTGCTGCTGGGAATGATGATTTACGTCCAGTGATGAGCGGTGTGTTTTTTCAATTCTCAACAGAAAACCTAACATTCGTTGCTACGGATGCCCATAAATTGGTCAAATATCAGCGTAATGACGTAACTGCTTCCGAAGTTGCCGAATTTATAATGCCCAAAAAGCCATTAACACTTTTGAAAGGTATTCTATCCGGGTCTGAATCTGAGGTCACCATTGAATATAATGACAGTAATGCCAAATTTATTTTTGACGATTCAGAACTGATCTGTAGACTTATAGATGGAAAATACCCAAACTACGAAGCGGTAATTCCAAAAGAAAATCCAAATAAATTATCCATAGCCAGAAATCAATTCCTGAGTTCTGTGCGCAGGGTGTCCATATTTTCAAATAAAACCACGCATCAAATCCGATTGAAGATTGCTGGTGCCGAATTGAATATCTCAGCAGAAGACGTAGATTATAGCAACAAGGCAGAAGAACGGCTTTCTTGCGCTTATCAAGGTGATGATATGCAGATTGGTTTTAATTCCAGATTTTTAGTAGAAATGCTGAATAACCTGACTTCAGATGAAGTTTCATTGGAAATGAGCCTGCCCAATAGAGCAGGAATATTAACCCCTGTTGACGGATTGGATGAAGGCGAACTTGTTACCATGCTTGTAATGCCTGTTATGTTGAACAACTAATTACCCATACCTAAATACTGGAAAAGCTAGCGTAAATTGCGCTAGCTTT
The nucleotide sequence above comes from Flagellimonas sp. HMM57. Encoded proteins:
- a CDS encoding DUF4212 domain-containing protein — translated: MSEKQQKASAYWKENLRYLFILLTIWFAVSYGAAIIFKDALNTIQIGGFKLGFWFAQQGSIYTFVILIFVYVRLMNKLDKKYGYDE
- a CDS encoding helix-turn-helix domain-containing protein, which encodes MDACPNCASTKFTKAGIVNQRQRYKCKSCNYFFTVGKLGKQIDDYYVNKALQLYLEGLTYREIERILGVSHVSIMNWVRKYNIKRPYKTNYHPTYKILNEKELKTYFQSPSNIKGAGVLVTELGDKFMLIKWERFRE
- a CDS encoding phosphoribosylaminoimidazolesuccinocarboxamide synthase, which produces MKNTLMDTNFHFAGQKSVYKGKVREVYTLNNDILVMVATDRLSAFDVVMPKGIPYKGQILNQIATKMMKATEDIVPNWLMATPDPNVAIGKACEPFKVEMVIRGYLSGHAAREYKAGRRTICGEPMPEGMKENDKFPNPIITPATKAEKGDHDEDISKAEILSKGIVSKTDYEVLEKYTRDLFQRGTEIAAKRGLILVDTKYEFGKTQDGEIVLIDEIHTPDSSRYFYADGYEERQAKGEAQKQLSKEFVRQWLISNGFQGLEGQDVPEMSDDYITSVSERYIELYESIMGEPFLKAEVSNLQERISLNISNYLKSL
- a CDS encoding PhoH family protein; protein product: MNELIIELTEISPQDFFGQRNENIELLKKYFPKLKIVARGSKIKVYGDEALLEEFDKRFDMLTNHFAKYNKLDENMIERVLTSNGKEDYTSSKSSGDVLVHGVSGKLIKAQTANQRRLVDACKKDDMVFAIGPAGTGKTYTGVALAVKALKEKEVRRIILTRPAVEAGENLGFLPGDLKEKLDPYMQPLYDALRDMIAPEKLDKYIEDGTIQIAPMAFMRGRTLDNAFVILDEAQNTTHAQMKMFLTRMGKNAKFLLTGDPGQIDLPRRVISGLKEALLVLQNVEGISMIYLDDKDVIRHKLVKKVIDAYKNIEHHN
- a CDS encoding S-adenosyl-l-methionine hydroxide adenosyltransferase family protein, which translates into the protein MAIITLTTDFGYKDHFVGAIKGTILNNLPETTVVDISHAISPFNIQECAYILKNAYRSFPEGTVHVVGVDSELSIENQHIAVHVDGHYFVSANNGVISLITSEINPNKIVEINIPNSNAGSFPVFNIFAQVACHIARGGKLEVIGKPFDDLKELKEFEPRIINNGKSITGNVIYIDNYGNVITNIQKNLFEAYRNGRDFEVIARTNKLKTIHETYNGIIDFDLDKVNRKGPGDALALFNSAGYIELAIYKSDLKTVGGASTLLGLNYRDTVTINFL
- a CDS encoding putative quinol monooxygenase, which produces MLIRIVKLTFKSENIASFKQIFETTKSGILTFEGCTLVELYQDLKNPCIFFTYSFWEKESDLENYRKSDFFKGVWGNTKTLFSEKPEAWSVEKVDG
- the gldF gene encoding gliding motility-associated ABC transporter permease subunit GldF; its protein translation is MFAIFKREVQSFFTAPIGYLIVGLFLLLNGLFLWVFKGSFNIFDYGFADLGNLFYLAPWIFIFLVPAITMKSFSEERKVGTLELLLIKPISVWRLVLGKFWGAVLLCAIAVLPTIIYVLAISDLGITEGNYDLGVVLGSYFGLFFLIATYTSIGLFSSTLSDNQIVAFIIGILICFLLFNGFEAVSSLFSDGETQQLIKNIGMSAHFDSIARGVVDTRDLAYFISFTLFFLFATLLRIKQLPR
- the gldG gene encoding gliding motility-associated ABC transporter substrate-binding protein GldG, with product MTRTFSISILVAIVVVILINVLGSFFNTRFDLTEDKRFTLSEPAIETVKKFDAPVVIDILLDGDIPPEFSRLKTETLQLLESFISENTNIEYNLVNPLEDETQAQQTITDLQRLGLTPANITVEENSKVSQELVFPWAMVNYKDHTVKVPLLKNKLGSTTEDRVNNSVQQLEYAFADAFTKLTIDEKKRVAVIKGNGELEDIYIADFLTSIQEYYNIGAITLDSVAKNPQRVLEQLKEFDLALIAKPTEAFSDGEKYIMDQFIVNGGRSIWLMDKVAIEIDSIFKGGGSALAMQRNLSLNDFFFKYGVRINPVLVNDLYFTQIVLASGEGNDSQYNPVPWYYNPMVFSRNDHPINTNIEAVRYQFANTMDVLENDYKKTVLLRSSPLSKTEGTPKQIGLDILNTPPDRESYIDGNQPLAVLIEGAFNSTFKNRVKPIKLSNTLEQGPDNKMIVISDGDVIKNQLRNGRPLDLGYDKWTNSTYGNKEFLVNCMNYLLDDTGLINIRNKKVSIPLLDVEKIAAKKTKWQLINVGLPVLLTFVIGIFFSVFRKRKFAG
- the dnaN gene encoding DNA polymerase III subunit beta, yielding MKFIVSSTYLLKQLQILGGVINNSNTLPILDNFLFDLKQSKLTVSASDLETTMSSVLEVDSDAEGTIAVPARLLLDTLKTFPEQPLTFVVEDNNTVEISSNHGKYALAYADGAEFPKAVEVTNPSSTTLLGDILATAINKTIFAAGNDDLRPVMSGVFFQFSTENLTFVATDAHKLVKYQRNDVTASEVAEFIMPKKPLTLLKGILSGSESEVTIEYNDSNAKFIFDDSELICRLIDGKYPNYEAVIPKENPNKLSIARNQFLSSVRRVSIFSNKTTHQIRLKIAGAELNISAEDVDYSNKAEERLSCAYQGDDMQIGFNSRFLVEMLNNLTSDEVSLEMSLPNRAGILTPVDGLDEGELVTMLVMPVMLNN